From a region of the Chitinophaga caseinilytica genome:
- a CDS encoding LytTR family DNA-binding domain-containing protein produces the protein MSRKTALIIDDEEASRFLIRQYLADFPDIAVAGECRNGLEAVRDINALKPDLIFLDIQMPAMNGFRVLEEITHIPLIIFTTAYDQFALQAFEMNALDYLLKPYTRERFSKAMERIHRADHAQNLHFLAEAQTVNFPKRILVEKGNRLKSIAIDEIIYLKAEKDYTQIHTHDQSYLSSQGIGIIEKRLDPEKFIRIHRSHIVNILHIREVYRDISKMFLVMENGTELSIGRNYVDNLKKLIY, from the coding sequence ATGAGCCGCAAAACCGCCCTGATCATAGACGACGAAGAAGCATCCCGATTCCTCATCCGCCAGTACCTCGCGGATTTCCCGGACATCGCAGTGGCCGGCGAATGCCGCAATGGACTGGAGGCCGTGCGCGATATCAACGCCCTGAAGCCCGACCTCATTTTCCTCGACATCCAGATGCCGGCCATGAACGGCTTCCGGGTGCTGGAAGAGATCACCCATATCCCGCTCATCATTTTCACGACGGCCTACGACCAGTTCGCGTTGCAGGCGTTCGAGATGAATGCGCTCGACTATCTCCTCAAGCCCTACACCCGCGAGCGTTTCAGCAAAGCGATGGAGCGCATCCACCGGGCAGATCATGCCCAGAACCTCCACTTCCTCGCAGAAGCGCAAACGGTCAATTTCCCCAAACGCATCCTCGTTGAAAAAGGCAACCGGCTCAAAAGCATCGCCATTGACGAGATCATCTATCTCAAAGCGGAGAAAGACTACACGCAAATCCACACCCACGACCAATCTTACCTCAGTTCCCAGGGTATCGGCATCATCGAAAAGCGCCTCGATCCCGAGAAGTTCATCCGCATCCACCGCTCCCACATCGTCAACATCCTCCACATCCGCGAAGTGTACCGCGATATCAGCAAGATGTTCCTCGTCATGGAAAACGGGACGGAGCTCAGCATCGGCCGCAATTACGTGGATAATCTGAAAAAGCTCATTTACTAG
- a CDS encoding nuclear transport factor 2 family protein, with amino-acid sequence MTTAQIASRLETLCRAGDFHTAVDELFADDALSIEPVETPDFQKETRGKANIQQKGEKFGNMVDTMHALTIRDTITTGDVIAMVMGMDVTMKGRPRANFEELCVYQVKDGKIVSEQFFM; translated from the coding sequence ATGACTACCGCCCAAATCGCCTCCCGCCTCGAAACGCTCTGTCGCGCGGGAGATTTCCACACGGCCGTGGACGAACTGTTTGCCGACGACGCCCTGAGCATCGAGCCGGTTGAAACGCCTGATTTCCAGAAGGAAACGCGCGGCAAAGCCAATATCCAACAGAAAGGGGAAAAATTCGGCAACATGGTGGATACGATGCATGCGCTCACCATCCGCGATACCATTACCACCGGCGATGTTATTGCCATGGTCATGGGGATGGACGTGACCATGAAAGGCCGTCCCCGCGCCAATTTCGAAGAGCTGTGCGTGTACCAGGTGAAAGACGGGAAGATCGTTTCGGAGCAGTTCTTCATGTAG
- a CDS encoding Ada metal-binding domain-containing protein, protein MAVLFFYGKPQESGWTAAAENVNCPMIEHLHMGSTAAERSARFRELFRNGKIAFGGYRKGRIYGTLHCASGKRMLDRNRVFFASEEEALAQGYRPCGHCLPAKYKQWKASNNI, encoded by the coding sequence ATGGCGGTCCTTTTCTTTTACGGCAAACCGCAAGAATCGGGCTGGACGGCTGCCGCGGAAAACGTAAATTGCCCCATGATCGAGCACCTGCACATGGGAAGCACCGCCGCTGAAAGAAGCGCCCGGTTCCGGGAATTGTTCCGGAACGGGAAGATCGCCTTCGGCGGATACCGCAAAGGCCGGATTTACGGCACCTTGCACTGCGCCAGCGGCAAACGGATGCTGGACCGGAACCGGGTGTTTTTCGCCAGTGAAGAAGAAGCCCTGGCGCAGGGGTACCGCCCCTGCGGCCATTGCCTCCCCGCCAAATACAAACAATGGAAAGCATCGAACAACATATAA
- a CDS encoding sensor histidine kinase, whose product MSKSFMGKIAAALKKSAFSNITWGEMAGYCLLFVLQDFVLYIPEVLLGRVDAVYLRMICWDSVILLIVSVPCWYLVFRKFRDRPLRFRFRLHLMLIPLFWGAWLGGTQLYNFMVGQPPMQGIYILRSVFPVIVYYLQCFSLLHVYNFFLEREAQLKKEKELADAAFRSEINALKAQIQPHFLFNTLNSISASVPIEQEPTRELIARLADTFRYSLYCTEHEWVPLKEEIRYVRTMLELEHSRFRERLEFSISPLNGSENVMIPAMLLQPVVENAIRHGIAPSIHGGKIHIDIARESDKLRIEISDTGVGYSGELSEIGRSTGVGLRNIRQRLELLFSESLLIHRNQPSGLRFIFYTHTNRPS is encoded by the coding sequence ATGAGTAAGTCTTTTATGGGAAAAATAGCAGCAGCACTGAAAAAGAGCGCATTCAGCAATATCACCTGGGGCGAAATGGCGGGCTATTGCCTGTTGTTCGTGTTGCAGGATTTCGTCCTGTATATTCCGGAAGTGTTGCTGGGCCGGGTAGACGCTGTTTACCTGCGGATGATCTGTTGGGATTCGGTGATCCTGCTGATCGTGAGCGTGCCTTGCTGGTACCTGGTTTTCCGGAAGTTCCGCGACCGTCCGCTCCGCTTCCGGTTCCGGCTCCATTTGATGCTCATCCCTCTTTTCTGGGGCGCCTGGCTGGGAGGGACGCAGCTCTATAATTTCATGGTGGGCCAGCCGCCCATGCAGGGTATCTACATTCTGCGGTCGGTTTTCCCCGTTATCGTATATTATCTGCAGTGCTTCAGCCTGCTGCACGTATATAATTTTTTCCTGGAGCGGGAAGCGCAGCTGAAAAAGGAAAAGGAACTGGCCGACGCGGCGTTCCGCAGCGAGATCAACGCCCTCAAAGCGCAGATCCAGCCGCATTTCCTCTTCAACACGCTCAATTCCATCAGCGCCAGCGTGCCCATCGAGCAGGAACCTACCCGCGAACTGATCGCACGGCTGGCGGATACATTCCGGTATTCGTTATATTGTACGGAACATGAATGGGTACCGCTGAAGGAGGAGATCCGCTACGTCCGCACCATGCTGGAACTGGAGCACAGCCGTTTCCGGGAAAGACTGGAATTCAGCATCAGTCCGCTGAACGGCTCCGAAAACGTCATGATCCCCGCCATGCTGCTGCAACCGGTAGTGGAGAACGCCATCCGGCACGGGATCGCGCCGAGCATCCATGGCGGGAAGATCCATATCGACATCGCCCGGGAATCCGACAAACTGCGGATCGAGATCAGCGACACCGGCGTAGGCTACAGCGGAGAACTGTCGGAAATCGGGAGAAGCACCGGCGTGGGCCTGCGCAACATCCGGCAAAGACTGGAGCTCCTGTTTTCCGAAAGCCTGCTCATCCATCGCAACCAGCCATCTGGCCTCCGTTTCATATTTTATACACATACCAATCGACCCTCATGA
- a CDS encoding HAMP domain-containing sensor histidine kinase, whose protein sequence is MPFIEARRTRLLNLLTVPWIPGLVFFAITNCIQERYLLSLFNCLNVACSVGTVILTWKQRYLSARLFIIISSIIIYTVTALIYRNGVEYFLLNILIVTVLVYDNKWLIMSLSFVMIASFLAVRFSWINFIPERPVPHDRIIFNVAWGLSFIIMALSYFKRVHDDYEEEKEVQRQALVALNRDKEKLFSIIAHDIRGPLATLEMLLDMFRKGEYPEADMKDAADELYKKVNRLAGTMDNMLRWSMGQMKGIRVKPVHASLAILTEEIVALFENAIREKEIHLRVDVPADCWVYADRDQVSVILRNLLSNAVKFSYPGGEIRMSAINVEGQVTFRVHDQGTGIAPEKIPQLFTFKSAPGYGTKGERGSGLGLLLCQEFTAQNKGHLNGQSAPSQGTQFTLVLPAGKPQPVKIDS, encoded by the coding sequence ATGCCGTTCATTGAGGCACGCCGCACGCGGCTCCTCAACCTGCTGACCGTACCCTGGATCCCCGGACTGGTATTTTTCGCGATCACCAACTGCATCCAGGAGCGGTACCTCCTGTCGCTCTTCAATTGCCTGAACGTGGCATGCAGCGTGGGCACCGTTATCCTCACCTGGAAACAACGGTACCTCAGCGCCAGGCTCTTCATCATCATTTCCAGCATCATCATTTACACCGTTACCGCCCTTATCTACCGGAACGGGGTGGAATATTTCCTCCTGAACATTCTCATCGTGACCGTACTGGTGTACGACAACAAATGGCTCATCATGTCGCTTTCCTTCGTGATGATCGCCTCCTTTCTCGCGGTCCGCTTTTCCTGGATCAATTTTATCCCCGAAAGGCCCGTCCCGCACGACCGGATCATCTTCAACGTGGCCTGGGGACTCTCTTTCATCATCATGGCCCTCTCCTACTTCAAGCGGGTGCACGACGATTACGAGGAAGAGAAGGAAGTGCAGCGCCAGGCGCTGGTGGCGCTGAACCGCGACAAGGAAAAACTGTTCAGCATCATCGCGCACGACATCCGCGGGCCGCTGGCCACGCTGGAAATGTTGCTGGACATGTTCCGCAAGGGCGAATACCCCGAAGCAGACATGAAAGACGCGGCCGACGAGCTGTACAAAAAAGTGAACCGCCTGGCCGGTACGATGGACAATATGCTGCGCTGGAGCATGGGCCAGATGAAAGGCATCCGCGTGAAACCGGTCCACGCTTCCCTGGCCATCCTCACCGAGGAAATCGTGGCGCTGTTCGAAAACGCCATCCGGGAAAAGGAAATCCATCTCCGGGTAGACGTGCCGGCCGATTGCTGGGTGTATGCCGACCGCGACCAGGTGTCTGTCATCCTCCGCAACCTCCTTTCCAATGCCGTAAAATTCAGCTATCCCGGCGGGGAAATCCGCATGTCCGCCATCAACGTCGAAGGCCAGGTTACTTTCCGCGTGCACGACCAGGGCACCGGAATCGCACCCGAAAAAATTCCACAGCTCTTCACTTTCAAATCCGCGCCCGGCTACGGCACCAAGGGCGAACGCGGCAGCGGGCTGGGTTTGCTGCTTTGCCAGGAATTCACCGCCCAGAACAAAGGCCATCTGAACGGGCAGAGCGCTCCCAGCCAGGGAACGCAGTTCACGCTCGTGCTCCCCGCCGGCAAACCACAGCCGGTAAAAATTGATTCATAA
- the rpiA gene encoding ribose-5-phosphate isomerase RpiA produces MTSQQDNDKKLAAEMAVSMLRNGMTVGLGTGSTARFALHAIAEQRLEIKGVPTSWQTAELARSLGIPLVDINDVPYIDITLDGADEFTPSLDLIKGGGAALLHEKIVAVRSRQLVIMTDASKRVAQLGKFRVPVETIPFAVRYVQDRLAAMGASSSVRHGVLTDEGNAVIDADFGLINDPAALGAQLKAITGVVEHGIFAGMAALVLMGDNGRVERFPQVSGG; encoded by the coding sequence ATGACTTCTCAACAGGATAACGATAAGAAACTCGCCGCTGAAATGGCGGTTTCGATGCTCCGAAACGGTATGACGGTCGGTTTGGGGACAGGTTCCACCGCCAGGTTCGCGCTGCATGCCATTGCGGAGCAACGATTGGAGATCAAAGGGGTGCCCACTTCCTGGCAAACCGCCGAACTGGCCCGGTCGCTCGGTATTCCGCTGGTGGATATCAACGATGTGCCGTATATCGATATCACGCTCGACGGGGCCGATGAGTTTACGCCATCCCTCGATCTCATCAAAGGCGGCGGGGCGGCGTTGCTGCACGAGAAAATCGTGGCGGTGCGGTCGCGCCAGCTGGTGATCATGACAGACGCTTCGAAACGGGTGGCGCAACTGGGCAAATTCCGCGTGCCGGTAGAAACGATCCCTTTCGCCGTGCGCTATGTGCAAGACCGGTTGGCCGCCATGGGCGCCAGCAGCAGCGTTCGCCACGGGGTATTGACGGACGAAGGCAATGCCGTGATAGATGCGGATTTCGGGCTGATAAACGATCCCGCGGCATTGGGCGCGCAGTTGAAAGCCATTACGGGGGTGGTGGAGCACGGGATTTTCGCGGGAATGGCGGCGCTGGTGCTCATGGGAGATAACGGCAGGGTGGAGCGATTTCCGCAAGTTTCGGGTGGCTGA
- a CDS encoding methylated-DNA--[protein]-cysteine S-methyltransferase produces the protein METQQQIDFNRIASAIAFLRQHFKDQPDLEAAAGHVHLSPFHFQRMFQDWAGVSPKQFLQYLSLDHAKARLIQGDTLSDAAFETGLSGTSRLHDLFVKIEGMTPGEFRNGGAGLQINYSFAESPFGPLIVASTEKGVCHMAFADAGEAEALRDLQEKFPNAAYRQFVDVNQQNALFIFGQDWKKLPEIKLHLKGSPFQVRVWETLLNVPMGGLVTYSGLAEQAGHAGASRAVGTAVAANPVAFLIPCHRVIRASGDVGQYHWGSNRKSAMIGWEAAKVS, from the coding sequence ATGGAAACGCAACAACAAATCGATTTTAACAGGATCGCTTCGGCCATCGCCTTCCTCCGGCAGCATTTCAAAGACCAGCCAGACCTGGAAGCCGCCGCAGGACATGTGCACCTCTCCCCTTTCCACTTCCAGCGGATGTTCCAGGATTGGGCCGGGGTAAGCCCGAAACAATTCCTGCAATACCTCAGTCTCGACCACGCCAAAGCCCGCCTCATCCAGGGAGATACACTGTCGGACGCGGCTTTCGAAACCGGCCTGTCCGGCACCAGCCGCCTGCACGATCTCTTCGTCAAAATAGAAGGCATGACGCCCGGTGAATTCCGGAATGGCGGCGCGGGTTTGCAGATCAACTATAGCTTCGCGGAAAGTCCGTTCGGCCCGCTGATCGTAGCCTCCACCGAAAAGGGCGTTTGCCACATGGCTTTTGCCGATGCAGGCGAAGCCGAAGCCCTGCGCGATTTGCAGGAAAAATTCCCCAATGCCGCGTACCGCCAGTTCGTGGACGTGAACCAGCAAAACGCGTTGTTTATTTTCGGGCAGGACTGGAAAAAGCTCCCCGAGATCAAGCTGCACCTGAAAGGTTCGCCTTTCCAGGTCCGCGTTTGGGAAACCTTGCTGAACGTACCGATGGGCGGGCTGGTCACTTATTCGGGACTGGCGGAACAGGCGGGCCATGCCGGCGCGTCGAGAGCCGTGGGTACCGCCGTGGCGGCCAATCCCGTAGCCTTCCTCATCCCCTGCCACCGCGTGATCCGCGCTTCCGGAGACGTGGGCCAGTATCACTGGGGCAGCAACCGCAAATCCGCCATGATCGGCTGGGAAGCGGCGAAAGTCTCCTGA
- a CDS encoding SDR family oxidoreductase: MGKLDKKVVFITGGNSGIGFACAQAAAREGATVVIADLEKVDHGPAIQKLKDLGAEASFVPIDVSDFESVKKAVAATVEKYGRLDVALNNAGIGAPYAGIHETDEKVWQRIIDINLSGQFYCVKYELQQFLKQGGGVIVNLASLAGLVAEPGLVPYTAAKHGVLGITKNVAVQYGAQNIRCNAICPYYIETPLLKDLNVDVREKWEERTPIHRLGKPEEIAGAFIFFASDDSSYCNGSILPIDGGVLAG; the protein is encoded by the coding sequence ATGGGTAAACTGGATAAGAAGGTGGTATTTATCACCGGCGGCAATTCCGGGATCGGGTTCGCCTGTGCGCAGGCCGCTGCAAGGGAAGGCGCTACCGTCGTGATCGCGGACCTCGAAAAAGTGGATCACGGGCCCGCCATTCAAAAGCTGAAAGACCTCGGCGCCGAGGCTTCCTTCGTCCCCATCGACGTATCCGATTTCGAAAGCGTGAAAAAAGCCGTGGCCGCCACCGTCGAAAAATACGGCCGGCTAGACGTGGCGCTCAACAACGCCGGCATCGGCGCGCCCTACGCCGGGATCCACGAAACCGACGAGAAAGTCTGGCAGCGGATCATCGACATCAATCTTTCCGGCCAGTTCTACTGCGTCAAATACGAGCTGCAGCAATTCCTCAAACAGGGCGGCGGTGTGATCGTGAACCTCGCGTCGCTGGCAGGGCTCGTGGCCGAACCGGGCCTGGTACCCTACACCGCCGCGAAACACGGCGTGCTGGGCATTACCAAGAATGTGGCGGTGCAATACGGCGCACAAAACATCCGTTGCAACGCCATCTGCCCGTATTACATCGAAACCCCGCTGCTGAAAGACCTGAACGTCGACGTCCGCGAAAAGTGGGAAGAAAGGACGCCCATCCACCGCCTCGGCAAGCCCGAAGAAATCGCCGGCGCGTTCATCTTCTTCGCGTCAGACGATTCGTCGTATTGCAATGGCAGCATCCTGCCGATAGACGGCGGTGTGCTGGCGGGCTGA
- a CDS encoding tetratricopeptide repeat protein: MAARFYSRDQFFQRMPQEIVLAADVYRRMLENGWKEFALAEFEIYFVSDDRQKLEKLGYFLQDVYKMKVAGTRQSGGGIIEMGCLTAPVPVSEENLLYFVMDMCLKGFEHDCRMDGYSTAPAPAELQYPDEAPEKLAEIFDRGLASYANRNFSDCAIQFTSAIRIFPENPNAWYSRAIAKDELLLNAKAREDYDEALRLSPSFKEAWINRAVNKDEAGDYAGALADYDQAILLDALNPAVYFNRGNTKQRLGDQAGACRDWTKARDLGGDYAEESLRAYCGQQQ, encoded by the coding sequence ATGGCTGCCAGGTTCTATTCCCGCGATCAGTTTTTTCAGCGAATGCCCCAGGAAATCGTGCTGGCGGCAGACGTTTACCGGCGTATGCTCGAAAATGGCTGGAAAGAATTCGCCCTGGCGGAATTTGAGATTTATTTCGTGTCGGACGACCGCCAGAAGCTGGAAAAGCTGGGATATTTCCTGCAAGACGTTTACAAAATGAAAGTGGCGGGCACGCGGCAGTCGGGCGGCGGGATTATCGAAATGGGGTGCCTTACCGCCCCGGTCCCCGTGAGCGAGGAAAATCTCCTGTATTTCGTGATGGATATGTGCCTCAAGGGTTTTGAGCACGATTGCCGGATGGACGGCTATTCCACGGCCCCCGCGCCCGCGGAGCTGCAATATCCCGACGAAGCGCCCGAAAAACTGGCGGAAATCTTCGACCGGGGGCTGGCTTCCTACGCCAACCGCAACTTCAGCGACTGCGCCATCCAGTTTACTTCCGCCATCCGCATCTTCCCCGAAAACCCCAACGCCTGGTATTCCCGCGCCATCGCCAAAGACGAACTGCTCCTCAACGCCAAAGCCCGGGAAGATTACGACGAAGCCCTGCGGCTGTCTCCCTCGTTCAAGGAAGCCTGGATCAACCGGGCCGTCAATAAAGACGAAGCGGGCGATTACGCCGGCGCGCTGGCGGATTACGACCAGGCCATCCTCCTGGATGCCCTCAATCCTGCCGTTTATTTCAACCGGGGCAACACCAAACAACGCCTGGGCGACCAGGCCGGCGCCTGCCGCGACTGGACCAAAGCCCGCGACCTCGGCGGCGATTATGCCGAAGAAAGCCTCCGGGCGTATTGCGGGCAGCAACAATAA
- a CDS encoding 2OG-Fe(II) oxygenase produces MHPTANALLQRDWPLIARQLQENGYVIIPQALTQQDAQTLSSAYHESTFYRKTIVMARYRFGLGEYKYFRYPLPPLLQSLRETLYAQIAPVANKWMEQLETGISYPGEHAAFLERCRANGQELPAVLILQYETGGFNTLHQDLYGDVYFPIQAVLFLDEAGKDYTGGEFVLTEQVPRAQSKAIVLQPGKGDILLFTTQFRPLKGSRGFYRAHMKHGVSALRSGHRHTLGIIFHDAAT; encoded by the coding sequence ATGCATCCAACCGCAAACGCCCTCCTGCAGAGGGACTGGCCGCTCATTGCCCGGCAGCTCCAGGAAAACGGGTATGTCATCATCCCGCAGGCGCTCACCCAACAAGACGCACAAACCCTCTCCTCCGCCTACCACGAATCTACTTTTTACCGGAAAACCATTGTGATGGCCCGTTACCGCTTCGGGCTGGGCGAATACAAGTACTTCCGGTACCCGTTGCCACCGTTGCTGCAGTCGCTGCGGGAAACGTTGTACGCCCAGATCGCGCCGGTGGCGAATAAATGGATGGAACAGTTGGAAACGGGGATTTCGTATCCCGGCGAACATGCGGCCTTCCTGGAACGCTGCCGCGCCAATGGCCAGGAGCTTCCGGCCGTGCTGATCCTTCAATACGAAACAGGTGGTTTTAATACCCTGCACCAGGATTTGTATGGCGATGTATACTTCCCCATCCAGGCCGTCCTTTTCCTCGACGAAGCCGGGAAAGACTACACCGGCGGGGAATTCGTGCTCACGGAGCAGGTGCCCCGCGCGCAATCGAAAGCCATCGTGCTGCAACCCGGCAAAGGCGATATTCTTTTATTCACGACGCAGTTCAGGCCGTTGAAAGGAAGCCGCGGGTTCTACCGCGCGCATATGAAACACGGCGTGAGCGCGCTCCGCTCGGGGCACCGGCATACGCTGGGGATTATCTTCCACGATGCGGCTACGTGA
- a CDS encoding alpha-ketoglutarate-dependent dioxygenase AlkB, with the protein MESIEQHINLLPKDGDVRLFPHFFRPEESDRLLHALTENIAWKQEPIVIMGRQVMQPRLTAWYGNEGKAYTYSGVTMQPLPWTDALRFIKSKIEPVAGVVFNSALLNFYRNGNDSMGWHRDNERSLGPQPVIGSVSFGAARYFQLKHAKEKTLRQQVVLTHGSFLLMRGHTQENWYHGVPKTARITEPRINITFRIIV; encoded by the coding sequence ATGGAAAGCATCGAACAACATATAAACCTCCTGCCAAAAGACGGCGACGTGCGCCTGTTCCCGCACTTCTTCCGACCGGAAGAAAGCGACCGGCTACTGCATGCGCTAACGGAAAACATCGCCTGGAAGCAGGAACCCATCGTTATCATGGGCCGCCAGGTCATGCAGCCGCGCCTCACGGCCTGGTACGGCAACGAAGGAAAGGCGTACACCTACTCCGGCGTCACCATGCAGCCGCTGCCTTGGACGGATGCGCTGCGGTTCATCAAATCGAAGATCGAGCCCGTGGCCGGCGTGGTTTTCAACAGCGCGCTGCTCAATTTTTACCGCAACGGCAACGACAGTATGGGCTGGCACCGCGATAACGAACGTTCCCTCGGCCCGCAGCCCGTCATCGGTTCCGTGAGCTTCGGCGCGGCGAGGTATTTCCAGCTTAAACACGCGAAAGAAAAAACCCTGCGCCAACAGGTGGTGCTGACGCACGGGAGCTTCCTGCTCATGCGCGGCCACACGCAGGAAAACTGGTACCATGGCGTCCCGAAAACGGCGCGGATCACGGAGCCGCGCATCAACATTACCTTTCGTATCATCGTATAG